One stretch of Desulfovibrionales bacterium DNA includes these proteins:
- a CDS encoding glycyl-radical enzyme activating protein: protein MTASPTANLTTTPSADLTTARPLVFDIKRHALEDGPGIRSTVFFKGCPLTCLWCQNPESIDLGPEIGFYPRDCIRCGDCVSACPAKACALENPFLIDRERCTRCGDCVEACPGRALRLIGRFYPVDELVEILLRDKTFYEVSGGGVTLSGGEPTVFMDYALAVLKVLKDSGIHTAIQTNGFFAWREFEEKILPYVDLIMFDVKLADADKHREYTGRSNEPILTNLKNLLSKIRRGGDERAEAVLPRIPLIPGFTTTVENLRSISDLLEGLGVKKCSLLPYNPTWISKAESIGKKVDPRISRHLLTPGEFKTYQDIFAWAELVRF from the coding sequence ATGACCGCTTCTCCAACGGCGAATCTAACAACCACGCCTTCGGCGGATCTGACGACAGCGCGGCCCCTGGTTTTTGATATTAAGAGACACGCCCTGGAAGACGGGCCTGGTATTCGTAGCACGGTCTTCTTTAAGGGATGCCCGTTAACTTGTTTATGGTGTCAGAACCCTGAATCCATTGACCTTGGCCCGGAGATCGGGTTTTATCCCCGGGACTGTATAAGATGCGGCGATTGTGTCTCCGCCTGCCCGGCAAAAGCCTGTGCGCTCGAAAACCCTTTTCTGATCGACCGGGAAAGGTGTACCAGGTGCGGTGACTGTGTGGAGGCCTGCCCCGGACGCGCCCTGAGGTTGATCGGCCGCTTTTATCCGGTTGATGAACTGGTGGAGATTCTCCTTAGGGATAAGACCTTCTATGAGGTCTCCGGCGGCGGGGTGACCCTTTCAGGCGGTGAGCCGACCGTTTTTATGGACTATGCCTTGGCTGTTTTAAAGGTGTTGAAGGATTCAGGCATCCATACGGCCATCCAGACCAACGGATTTTTCGCCTGGAGGGAGTTTGAGGAAAAGATACTTCCCTATGTGGATTTGATCATGTTTGATGTCAAATTGGCGGATGCAGACAAACACCGGGAATATACCGGCCGGAGCAACGAACCGATACTGACCAACCTTAAGAATCTCCTGTCGAAGATACGCCGGGGCGGGGACGAACGGGCGGAGGCGGTCTTGCCGCGCATCCCGCTTATCCCGGGATTTACGACCACGGTGGAAAACCTGCGATCCATATCAGACTTGCTGGAAGGGTTGGGTGTAAAAAAATGTTCTTTGCTTCCTTATAACCCGACCTGGATTTCCAAGGCCGAGAGTATCGGGAAGAAGGTTGATCCCAGGATCTCCAGGCATCTGCTCACACCAGGGGAATTTAAGACATATCAGGATATATTTGCCTGGGCGGAGTTGGTCAGGTTTTAG
- a CDS encoding metallophosphoesterase has product MLVFLSDVHLTDGSSGTTIDPRAFSKFCRILEDVVGDPGESNIKNLEIALLGDIFDVIRSDLWLRKENDAPQKPVRPWSTATDTDRSGWNLQRYAEEIVDKIINQPRNIKAIGYIREFQEHCAKLGVNVELSYLTGNHDWLINRYASTRQKIAQFLGMPDPQFYAQNRFPYDRVFESYRVMARHGDYYDQFNYDGDRDASSLGDAIVIDLLNRFPEAVRKDPVLAPHTDLYNRLKEIDNVRPLLEIPAWIQGVCNYTPGIEQRMHAIWNDLVNEFFKIKFVKDHDRLGPDTVDFLEMALRLSSGFSFNKLQEILGHWVVRSLYRKSDDYRRFAYNEAALKNNLVRYVVYGHTHHTEQIPLDIVPIPQNDVIEKIYFNTGTWRKVFEHTTFDQENCEFIGWHVMTFIVFYLEEEKERDRNYEVWSASLGYGR; this is encoded by the coding sequence ATGTTAGTCTTTCTAAGCGATGTACATCTCACGGACGGATCATCAGGCACAACGATTGATCCCAGGGCCTTTAGCAAGTTCTGCCGGATATTGGAGGATGTCGTAGGAGACCCCGGGGAATCCAACATCAAGAACCTGGAGATAGCGCTCCTGGGAGATATATTTGATGTCATCCGTTCTGACCTGTGGCTGCGTAAAGAAAACGACGCCCCCCAAAAGCCTGTAAGACCATGGTCAACAGCTACAGACACTGATCGAAGCGGGTGGAATCTGCAAAGATATGCCGAAGAAATTGTGGACAAAATTATCAACCAGCCGCGGAATATTAAGGCCATAGGGTATATAAGAGAGTTTCAGGAACACTGCGCCAAGTTAGGTGTTAATGTTGAACTATCCTACCTGACAGGCAATCACGACTGGCTCATTAACAGATATGCCTCCACCCGCCAGAAGATAGCCCAATTTCTGGGAATGCCGGACCCCCAGTTTTACGCCCAAAATCGCTTTCCCTATGACCGGGTTTTTGAAAGTTATAGAGTTATGGCGCGTCACGGTGACTACTATGACCAGTTCAACTATGACGGGGACAGAGATGCCTCCTCCCTGGGGGATGCCATCGTCATTGACCTGTTAAATCGTTTCCCGGAGGCCGTAAGAAAAGACCCTGTTTTGGCCCCGCATACCGACCTGTACAACCGACTAAAAGAAATTGACAACGTAAGGCCTCTCCTGGAGATCCCGGCCTGGATCCAGGGCGTTTGTAATTATACCCCTGGCATCGAACAGAGGATGCATGCCATATGGAACGACCTGGTCAATGAATTCTTTAAAATAAAATTTGTGAAGGATCACGACCGGCTTGGCCCGGACACGGTGGACTTTTTAGAGATGGCCTTGCGCCTTTCCTCTGGCTTTTCCTTTAATAAGCTTCAGGAAATCCTGGGCCATTGGGTTGTCCGCAGTTTGTACCGCAAATCCGATGATTACCGGAGATTTGCTTATAATGAGGCCGCCCTTAAGAACAACCTCGTCCGTTATGTGGTGTACGGACATACGCATCATACCGAGCAGATTCCCCTGGATATCGTGCCCATTCCCCAGAACGACGTCATAGAAAAGATCTATTTCAACACCGGCACCTGGCGTAAGGTATTTGAGCACACGACTTTTGACCAGGAAAACTGCGAGTTCATCGGCTGGCATGTCATGACCTTTATCGTCTTTTATCTTGAGGAAGAGAAGGAAAGGGATAGGAACTACGAGGTCTGGTCCGCCTCTCTGGGTTACGGGAGATAA
- a CDS encoding pyruvate formate lyase family protein produces MGTIDDLSLKDVTLDRLPRLKRLRELHFATRPEICVELPRNITRYMRHPDNPADSPELRAGRLYKYVMENKRPVIADENLLAGTTTARTIGVVLYPDFMALSIWPELETVSRRKKNPFGITRAEIDELNFDIFPYWPDRTIQEVARKDNGNPLCQRIMERIVFYIATKVYCISHTVPNYAMVVERGLLDIIREARERGLSLGGSKEDRAKKDFYQAVQLSLSGVISYAANLSREAERLAAKEVDTKRRQGLLEMAEVCKRVPAERPRTFREALNAIWICKIALHQENANVALSLGRLDQVLYPFYAEDIKRGMTPAEAVELVGCFWLKIADHVPLSPETGEELFGGSGSNQAVTLGGVDMKGEDAVNDLTYVMLKATELLRLRDPNVNARYYPEVNKKEYLDRLCAVNINTGATPCFHNDVSAVETLIGQGVSLEHARDYSSVGCVEPSSSGRAYGHTGCILMNLTSALEMALWGGKHRLTEDEEVGPKTKPAVDMTSFAEFKKAMETQLGWLINQVVTLNNNLGRAHQEIHPTPMLSALMEGCIEKGKDVIYGGATYNSSGAAMIGLADVVDSVTAIQEFVFDKKKFTMAEMISAINADWSGPYKRLQVMVKASQEKFGTDSRMARANADWLIGFLHDTFQSKENYRGGRYTVGYWTMTNHAGFGALTGALPNGRMKSEPFASGITPVSGSAPVLTSCLNFVARMDHTKIADGHALNLKYTPSTTTLPGFANTIEAFFKMGGLQVQFNIIDRKTLEDARKYPEKYPDLFVRVSGYTAYFRDLNPHMQQEIITRAEYDLATGTEI; encoded by the coding sequence ATGGGTACTATTGATGATTTGAGTCTAAAAGACGTTACACTGGACAGGCTGCCCCGGCTGAAACGGCTACGGGAACTTCATTTTGCTACCCGGCCGGAGATATGCGTGGAGCTTCCGCGGAATATAACCCGTTATATGAGGCATCCGGATAATCCGGCTGATTCTCCGGAACTGCGGGCCGGGAGGCTCTATAAGTACGTGATGGAGAATAAACGGCCGGTGATTGCCGATGAAAATCTCCTGGCCGGGACGACTACCGCCAGGACCATCGGCGTTGTCCTCTATCCGGACTTTATGGCCCTTTCTATCTGGCCCGAACTGGAGACCGTTAGCCGCCGGAAGAAAAATCCCTTTGGCATTACCAGGGCAGAGATAGATGAATTAAACTTCGACATATTCCCTTACTGGCCGGATCGCACCATCCAGGAGGTGGCCAGGAAGGATAACGGCAATCCCCTCTGTCAAAGGATCATGGAGCGGATTGTCTTTTACATAGCCACCAAGGTCTATTGCATATCCCATACCGTCCCTAATTACGCCATGGTAGTGGAGCGGGGGCTTCTCGATATCATAAGAGAGGCCAGGGAAAGGGGGCTTTCGCTCGGCGGCTCTAAAGAGGACAGGGCGAAAAAGGACTTTTATCAGGCCGTGCAACTCTCGCTTAGCGGGGTCATAAGCTATGCCGCCAATCTCAGCCGGGAGGCGGAGCGGCTGGCGGCAAAAGAGGTGGATACCAAACGCCGTCAGGGGCTCCTTGAGATGGCCGAGGTCTGCAAAAGGGTGCCGGCCGAAAGGCCGCGGACATTCCGCGAGGCATTAAATGCTATATGGATCTGTAAGATCGCCCTGCACCAGGAAAATGCCAATGTGGCCTTGAGCCTGGGACGATTAGATCAGGTACTCTATCCATTTTATGCTGAGGATATAAAACGGGGTATGACTCCGGCTGAGGCCGTAGAACTGGTGGGCTGCTTCTGGCTCAAGATTGCCGACCATGTGCCTTTAAGCCCGGAAACCGGCGAAGAACTCTTCGGAGGGAGCGGCTCTAATCAGGCCGTTACATTAGGCGGAGTAGATATGAAGGGTGAAGACGCCGTAAATGATCTTACCTACGTCATGCTTAAGGCCACGGAACTTCTGCGGCTCCGCGATCCCAATGTCAATGCCCGCTACTATCCGGAGGTAAACAAAAAGGAATACCTGGATCGGCTCTGCGCGGTCAATATCAATACCGGGGCCACCCCATGTTTCCATAACGATGTCTCCGCTGTTGAGACCTTGATCGGGCAGGGCGTATCCCTTGAGCATGCCAGGGATTATTCATCAGTGGGTTGTGTGGAGCCGTCAAGTAGTGGCCGGGCCTACGGTCACACCGGCTGTATATTAATGAATCTTACCTCGGCCCTGGAAATGGCCCTTTGGGGAGGCAAACACCGCCTGACCGAAGATGAAGAGGTCGGGCCAAAGACAAAACCGGCCGTGGACATGACTTCTTTCGCGGAATTTAAAAAGGCCATGGAAACACAGCTTGGCTGGCTGATTAATCAAGTCGTAACTTTGAATAACAACTTAGGCCGGGCCCACCAGGAGATACACCCCACACCCATGCTTTCCGCCCTGATGGAAGGCTGCATAGAGAAAGGCAAAGATGTCATCTATGGCGGCGCTACCTATAACTCATCCGGCGCGGCCATGATCGGGCTGGCCGATGTGGTGGATTCAGTAACGGCCATTCAGGAATTCGTTTTTGATAAGAAAAAGTTCACTATGGCCGAGATGATTTCGGCCATAAACGCCGACTGGAGCGGACCTTATAAAAGGCTTCAGGTTATGGTTAAGGCCTCACAGGAAAAGTTCGGCACGGATAGCCGGATGGCCAGGGCTAATGCCGATTGGTTGATAGGTTTCCTGCATGATACTTTCCAGAGCAAGGAAAATTACCGGGGCGGCAGATATACGGTCGGTTACTGGACCATGACCAACCATGCCGGATTCGGGGCGCTCACCGGCGCGCTGCCCAACGGCCGGATGAAGAGTGAGCCATTTGCCAGCGGCATTACACCGGTCTCCGGTTCCGCGCCGGTTCTGACCTCCTGCCTTAATTTTGTGGCCCGCATGGACCACACCAAAATCGCGGATGGCCATGCCCTGAACCTTAAGTACACCCCCTCTACCACGACGCTGCCCGGGTTTGCCAACACCATCGAGGCCTTTTTTAAGATGGGCGGCCTGCAGGTGCAGTTCAATATCATTGACCGCAAGACCTTGGAGGACGCGAGAAAGTATCCGGAGAAGTATCCGGACCTTTTTGTGAGGGTGTCCGGATATACGGCCTATTTCAGGGACCTCAACCCTCACATGCAGCAGGAGATAATCACCCGTGCGGAGTATGACCTGGCTACCGGCACGGAGATTTGA